Part of the Clostridia bacterium genome, GCGGTAAACCCATCCGCGGTTGCGTGGCATTTTTGGGCGGTCCCTTACATTTTTTGCCGGAGCTGAAAAAAGCGTTTATCCGGACACTGGATTTAAAGCCTGAAGAAGTGGTGGATTCGGAAAATTCCCATTTGTTTGCGGCATTGGGCGCGGCTTTGGAGGCAGGCGAAGCGCAGGCGCATGACATGGACGGTCTGATTGCCCGTTTGGACAACGGTATTGAAATCCGGTTTGAAATTAACCGCCTGGAGCCGCTTTTTGAAAGTAAGCAGGCATTCGAGGAATTTTGTTCACGGCACGAAAAGGCGGTTGTACAAAAAAGCACGTTATCGGATTACAGTGGAAAGTGTTTTTTAGGTATTGATGCAGGCTCAACCACCACGAAGCTGGCTCTAATCGGTGAGCAGGGCGAGCTGTTGTTTTCCCATTATACAAGCAATAAGGGGAATCCCGTACAAACGGCAATTGATGCCATCGGATTGCTGAAGGCAAGCATGCCCGACACTGCGGAAATCGTACATTCCTGCTCCACGGGCTATGGTGAAGCGCTTTTAAAGAGCGCATTCTGTTTAGATGAAGGAGAAGTGGAAACGGTTGCCCATTGTACAGCGGCAGCGTTTTTTGACCCGGAAGTGGACTGTGTGCTGGACATCGGCGGTCAGGACATGAAATGCATCAAATTAACAGACGGTACGGTGAGTACCATTCTTTTAAATGAGGCGTGCTCCTCGGGGTGTGGCTCTTTTATCGAAAATTTTGCAGTATCCTTAGGCTATACGGCAGAATCCTTTTCGGAAGAAGCGATTTTTGCAGAGCATCCGGTGGATTTGGGCACAAGATGTACCGTGTTTATGAATTCCAATGTAAAACAGGCGCAAAAAGAGGGCGCAGCGGTGTCGGATATTTCGGCAGGACTTGCGTACTCGGTGATTAAAAATGCGCTGTTTAAAGTTATCAAACTCAGTACTGCCAAGGATTTGGGTGACCACATTGTCGTGCAGGGCGGTACGTTTTATAACAAAGCGGTTTTGCGTGCCTTTGAAAAAATTGCAGGCGTGGAAGCTGTTTGTCCGGATATTTCGGGCATCATGGGCGCATTCGGTGCCGCGCTGATTGCAAAGAACCGCTACAACGGTCAAAAGAGCAGTATGCTTCCGCTTGATGCGATTTTGAATCTTACATATAAGACCAAGGCGGTGCGTTGCGGAGGTTGTGTGAACAACTGTATGCTTACCGTAAACACCTTCCCGGATGGCAGACGGCATATCACCGGCAATCGCTGTGAAAAGGCGTTGGGCGGTGACGGAAACAAGCAGGCACCGAACATGTTTGCCTATAAACAAAAGCGGATGTTTGATTATAACCCGCCTGCAAAAGCATACCGTGGCGAAATCGGTATTCCGCGTGTGCTGAATCTGTATGAAAACTATCCCTATTGGGCGACGTTTTTTAAAGAACTCGGGTTTAAGGTGGTGCTTTCGCCTTTGTCCGATCGCAGTATTTATGAGCTTGGCATGGATTCCATTCCGTCCGAATCGGAGTGCTATCCTGCAAAGCTTGCCCATGGACATGCGGAATGGCTGATTCAAAAAGGGCTGCGGACCATTTTCCACCCTTGTGTATTTTACGAGCATCAGGAAAATCCAAAGGCACAGAATCATTTTAACTGCCCGATGGTGATTTCTTATCCCGAAAACTTGAAAAATAACTTAGAGGCAGTTGTCAACGGCAATGTGCGTTATGTTTGCCCGTTTATCGCATTTACGGATGAGCGGACAGCGGAAGACCGATTGGTTGAGGTTTGCCAGGAAACCTGGTGTATTCCGGAGCACGAAGTGCGCGCGGCGGCGAAAAAGGCATGGAATGAGCAAATAAAAGCCAAAGAAGATGTGCGTGCCGAGGGGCGTCGGTTGCTTTCTGAAATGGAAAAGTCAGGCGGTAAGGGGGTTGTGCTTGTGGGCAGACCCTATCACTTAGATCCCGAAATCAATCACGGTATCCCTGAAATGATTGCTTCTTATGGGTTGACGGTGTTTACCGAGGACAGCTTAACCTTTGATTATGACGACATAAAGGGTTTGCGTGCCAATGACCAGTGGGTTTATCACACCCGTTTGTATCAGGCGGCAAACTTTGTGAGCAAACGGGACGATTTAGAGTTGATTCAGCTCAATTCTTTCGGTTGCGGTCTCGACGCGGTGACCTGCGACCAGGTGGCGGAAATCTTGGAAAACAGCAATAAGCTGTATACCGTTCTGAAAATTGACGAAGTGAACAATCTGGGCGCGGCACGCATCCGAATCCGAAGTCTGCTTGCGGCAATGCGTATGCGCGAGGAGCGTAATATTTGCGCAATTCCAAAAATGTATCAGCACCAAAAGACTGAATATACATCTGCGATGCGAGAGGCGGGCTACACCATTTTAGCACCCCAAATGAGTCCCGTACATTTTGACATTGTGGCACCGGTATTCAAACGGTACGGCTATAATGTGGTGGTGTTGGATAACGAAGGACGGTCTGCCATTGATACAGGCTTAAAGTATGTAAACAACGATGCTTGCTTCCCATCTATTACCACCATCGGACAGATTATGGAGGCGGTGCTGTCGGGTAAGTACGATACCGATAAGCTTGCCATTATCATGAGCCAGACCGGCGGTTGCTGTCGTGCCAGCAACTATGTGGGCTTTATCCGCAGAGCTCTGGAAAAAGCAAACCTTTCGCATATTCCGGTGATTTCGCTAAATGCCAACGGCATGGAGCGCAACGAGGGCTTTAAGGTGTCTCCAAAAATGTTGGCGGATGCCATGCGTGCCATTGTGCTGGGCGATTTGTTTATGCGCTGTGTTTATCGGGTGCGTCCCTATGAAAAGGAAGCCGGCTCTGCCAATGCTCTGCATGCAAAATGGCGCGAGATTGCCATTGATTGCCTGACCAATCCCGAAACAAAATATTCTTATAAGCAGGTGTGCAAAGGTATTGTGGATGCCTTTGACAAGCTACCGACAGATGAAAGCCTTGTAAAGCCAAGGGTTGGGATTGTGGGCGAAATTCTGGTTAAATATATGCCTCTTGCCAACAATCACATTGTAGACCTCTTAGAGCAGGAAGGGGTAGAGGCGGTTGAGCCCGATTTGCTGGACTTTTTGAATTACAGTTTGCTAAACAGTGAATTCAAAAACAGATATTTGGTTTCGCCCCGTAAAACAGCATGGGGTGCAAAGCTTGGGTTATTTGCTCTTAAAAAGCTCAGAAAGCCTGCGATAGATGCTTTGAAAAAGAGCAAGCGGTTTGAAGCACCGATGGATATCCGTCAGGTGGCAGAGTTGGCAAAGCCCATTTTGTCGTTGGGAAATCAGTACGGTGAAGGGTGGTTCTTAACGGGTGAAATGGCAGAGCTTATCATAAGCGGTACGCCTAATATTGTATGTGTACAGCCTTTTGCGTGTCTGCCCAATCATGTGGTGGGCAAGGGCATGATTAAGGCACTTAAAAACCATTATCCCGATGCAAATATTGTGGCGGTGGATTATGACCCGGGTGCCAGTGAGGTAAACCAATTGAACCGTATTAAGCTGATGCTTTCAACCGCAAAGAAAAATTTACAAAAATAAGAAAAAAAGCAGAAAATCTTTCGATTTTCTGCTTTTTCTTATTTCTTACAATTACAATGACCGTTACATTTGTCACCGTCGGGACAGCCGATGCAACGGGCGCCGGAGCGCTTCTTTTTGATGATGTACCAAAGGGCACCGCCCACGATAATCACCACGGCAATTAAAATGCCGATGTCGGTTGTATTCATTTTAAAGCCTCCTTATACGTTGGCAGGCGTTTTCTTCTTGGAATTCTGATATTCTTCCTTAAACTTTTTGTTGTTGCGGATAATGATTGCAGAGATGATTCCTGCAATAACAAGCACCGCAATGAGTCCCGGAACAAAACCGCTTGCAAGCTTGCCGGTGGAAATCAGTGTACCAATCTGGTATACCAAAAAGCCGATGGTAAAGCCAACGCTGAGCTGAAGTCCGATACCGCCCCACAGCCATTTTGCACTCTTCATTTCAGCGTTCATGGCACCGATTGCCGCAAAGCAAGGGGGCGTGAAGAGGTTAAACATCATATATGCCAAAGCACCTGCGGCGGTCAGGTTGATGGCTTCTGCCACCTTTGCACCTTCGCCGACCAGTTCTAAATCACCGTTGATGACAGCACCTAAGCCAAACAGGGTTGCAATAGTGCCGACAACGTTTTCCTTTGCAATAAAGCCGGTAACGGCACAAGCCACAAGCTTCCAGGAAGCAAAGCCGATAACCGGAATTAAAATCCAGTCAATGGGTCCGCAGATAGCGGCTAAGATGGAATTTGAACCATCTTCCAACGCGGGCTTTAAACCGGGAGTGAACGAGCTCATCAGGGTTACAACCACGTTGCAGACCAGAATGATTGTGCCTGCCTTTACGATATATGCCCAGCCTCTGCCACACATGGATTTTACCGCTCTCCAAAGGCTCGGAACCTTGTATTCGGGAAGCTCCATGATGAAGAAGGATTTTCTGTGCTTATAGGCTGTAATTTTGTTAATTAAAAGTGCGCAAAGCAGAATGATGATAATGCCTGCAAAATACATTGCAGTACCAATCCATGCGTGCTTGGGGAAGAATGCACCCACAAACAGCGCAATAATGGGAAGCTTTGCACCGCAGGGCATGAAGGGGGCGAGCATAGCGGTTGCCCGTCTTTCTCTTTCGTTGCGGATGGTACGGCAAGCCATAACGCCGGGGATGGCACAGCCTGTACCGATGACAAACGGAATAACCGATTTGCCCGAAAGCCCGACCTTTTTGAAGATGGGATCTAACACAACCGATGCGCGTGCCATGTATCCGCAATCTTCCAGCAGGGCAATCATGAAATACATAACCATAACCAGAGGTAAAAAGCCTACCACGGCACCTACACCGTCAATAATGGCGCTGGATACCAAAGAGGTTAAAAATTCGCTGCTGCTGCCTGCCATCCAGCCTTCCACAACACCGCCAAAGGCTTCGATGCCGGCAACTAAGTAGTCTGCAATCATCGGACCAAGCCAAGCCTGGGAGATATAGAATACCAGCCACATAATTACCGCAAACAGCGGAATGCCCAGCCATTTGTTGGTCAGAATCGCATCGATTTTGTCCTGGCTGTTCTTTTGGTTGGTTTTAACCGCTCTTTTTTCTACTTTTTTCACAATGGCGTTTACAAAGTCAAAGCGTTTTCTGTCTTCTGCTTCTACGCTTTTTTTGTCGGTCAAGTCAATGTCGTTTTGTATGTAAGGGGCGGTCTGTGTCTTGCTTTCGGCAACTCTTGTTGCCTCTGCAATCACTTCTTTTAAACCTTTATCGGAGGTGGACACGGTTTC contains:
- a CDS encoding 2-hydroxyacyl-CoA dehydratase, whose product is MSEYRAGIDIGSTTVKLVIIDDSGEMLYSAYRRHFAHIQETLSELLKDAKALLGTCSLRIKITGSGSINLGKALYIPFVQEVVAVANALQAVAPQTDVAVELGGEDAKIIYFTGGLEERMNGVCAGGTGSFIDQMAALLQTDATGLNEAAESYKQIYPIAARCGVFAKTDIQPLINEGAAKSDLAASIFQAVVNQTISGLACGKPIRGCVAFLGGPLHFLPELKKAFIRTLDLKPEEVVDSENSHLFAALGAALEAGEAQAHDMDGLIARLDNGIEIRFEINRLEPLFESKQAFEEFCSRHEKAVVQKSTLSDYSGKCFLGIDAGSTTTKLALIGEQGELLFSHYTSNKGNPVQTAIDAIGLLKASMPDTAEIVHSCSTGYGEALLKSAFCLDEGEVETVAHCTAAAFFDPEVDCVLDIGGQDMKCIKLTDGTVSTILLNEACSSGCGSFIENFAVSLGYTAESFSEEAIFAEHPVDLGTRCTVFMNSNVKQAQKEGAAVSDISAGLAYSVIKNALFKVIKLSTAKDLGDHIVVQGGTFYNKAVLRAFEKIAGVEAVCPDISGIMGAFGAALIAKNRYNGQKSSMLPLDAILNLTYKTKAVRCGGCVNNCMLTVNTFPDGRRHITGNRCEKALGGDGNKQAPNMFAYKQKRMFDYNPPAKAYRGEIGIPRVLNLYENYPYWATFFKELGFKVVLSPLSDRSIYELGMDSIPSESECYPAKLAHGHAEWLIQKGLRTIFHPCVFYEHQENPKAQNHFNCPMVISYPENLKNNLEAVVNGNVRYVCPFIAFTDERTAEDRLVEVCQETWCIPEHEVRAAAKKAWNEQIKAKEDVRAEGRRLLSEMEKSGGKGVVLVGRPYHLDPEINHGIPEMIASYGLTVFTEDSLTFDYDDIKGLRANDQWVYHTRLYQAANFVSKRDDLELIQLNSFGCGLDAVTCDQVAEILENSNKLYTVLKIDEVNNLGAARIRIRSLLAAMRMREERNICAIPKMYQHQKTEYTSAMREAGYTILAPQMSPVHFDIVAPVFKRYGYNVVVLDNEGRSAIDTGLKYVNNDACFPSITTIGQIMEAVLSGKYDTDKLAIIMSQTGGCCRASNYVGFIRRALEKANLSHIPVISLNANGMERNEGFKVSPKMLADAMRAIVLGDLFMRCVYRVRPYEKEAGSANALHAKWREIAIDCLTNPETKYSYKQVCKGIVDAFDKLPTDESLVKPRVGIVGEILVKYMPLANNHIVDLLEQEGVEAVEPDLLDFLNYSLLNSEFKNRYLVSPRKTAWGAKLGLFALKKLRKPAIDALKKSKRFEAPMDIRQVAELAKPILSLGNQYGEGWFLTGEMAELIISGTPNIVCVQPFACLPNHVVGKGMIKALKNHYPDANIVAVDYDPGASEVNQLNRIKLMLSTAKKNLQK
- a CDS encoding LPXTG cell wall anchor domain-containing protein translates to MNTTDIGILIAVVIIVGGALWYIIKKKRSGARCIGCPDGDKCNGHCNCKK
- a CDS encoding ferrous iron transporter B, whose protein sequence is MRIALAGNPNSGKTTMYNALTGKNERVGNWAGVTVDKKESAIKKAYGEDLIAVDLPGAYSMSPFTSEESITSGYVKNENPDAIINIVDATNLSRSLFFTTQLLELGIPMVVALNKSDINQKKENTIDASLLSEKLGCPVIETVSTSDKGLKEVIAEATRVAESKTQTAPYIQNDIDLTDKKSVEAEDRKRFDFVNAIVKKVEKRAVKTNQKNSQDKIDAILTNKWLGIPLFAVIMWLVFYISQAWLGPMIADYLVAGIEAFGGVVEGWMAGSSSEFLTSLVSSAIIDGVGAVVGFLPLVMVMYFMIALLEDCGYMARASVVLDPIFKKVGLSGKSVIPFVIGTGCAIPGVMACRTIRNERERRATAMLAPFMPCGAKLPIIALFVGAFFPKHAWIGTAMYFAGIIIILLCALLINKITAYKHRKSFFIMELPEYKVPSLWRAVKSMCGRGWAYIVKAGTIILVCNVVVTLMSSFTPGLKPALEDGSNSILAAICGPIDWILIPVIGFASWKLVACAVTGFIAKENVVGTIATLFGLGAVINGDLELVGEGAKVAEAINLTAAGALAYMMFNLFTPPCFAAIGAMNAEMKSAKWLWGGIGLQLSVGFTIGFLVYQIGTLISTGKLASGFVPGLIAVLVIAGIISAIIIRNNKKFKEEYQNSKKKTPANV